In the genome of Zygosaccharomyces rouxii strain CBS732 chromosome G complete sequence, the window AAACGAGAGGCGGACCCAACCTCAAAGTTTGATGAACTGGAAAGAGATTCAAATGCAGAACCAGCACTAATGCCTGATGCGTTTGAATTCCAGAGTTACGAGCATTTAGCCGCTCTCGCAAATACTCCTGAAGTAAACCATGTGGAGGTACCCCAATCGTCACATGTCGAGAAAGACGAGAGTATAATACGTGCTAATCAAAGTAGTGGGAAGGATAAACTTCCTGCATTTTCACCAAAGTACGCAAAAGGAAGATCACCGGTAGTTATTCCTCCGCGCAGTGCAAAAAGGAATACAAATACTCCTGTTTTGACACCTCCACCCAAGAACATAAATAGAGAAGTCAGTTCACCTACTCTAGCACCTGCCTCAGGCTTCTACCGCCTTGGTGCATCTCCTTTGGGATTTAAAAGTGCAAGAGAGAACAATTCTGCAGCTTTCGGATCCTTCACCAATGAGTATGAATTTCCACCAGCGCCTTTGGCCACGCAAACGGCAACGAAGCAATCGCCTGAAGGCTCTCAAAGGAACACGGGTGTTGATGAACTTCTAATCAAGGAACCTGAGGAATTGGATATACGATCTTCCCTCCCAGATAGTGGCTTAGCTGATGACTTGGGACACTATTTCGAAGCATTAAGTTTTGATGACCATTCAGCCTCAGAGTCAATGAAAATGGAGAGAGGCGGTTATAACATTTGGAACGAAGAATATGATTTAATAGAGAGTGGCAACAGAAAGTCTTCAGTGCCTTCAGAAGTATTGAACAGATTATTAGAATCTGAAACTGGCATAGACAAGGTAGATACCAATCAATCTAGAAACTCTGAATCTAGTCAAGGGTATATCAAGACTCCAATGGATGACGTCTTCATTGGTAGAGGTCTCAGTGTCAATGGACTTGAAGCGGTTGTTAGCAACGAAGAAGCAAGCGAGAGAAATTCGGTTTTATTCGATGAATTCCATGATGGGAATCTTTACCAAACTCCAATCCACAGTCCGATGAGTAAAGTACATGTAAGGAGTCCCTTCAAAGCCGTGAGTCCAAGCAAATCTCCTGTTCATGAAATTAAGAAAACACAAGATAAGCAAGTGAACGAAAAGCAAAAAGTCGTTCCTCGTACACCACCATCGTTAGAGGCACTACAATCAGAAGCACTTTCGGACTCTACACCTGACTTAGAACCTGATAGTAAGCTTGAAGACATTTCTAAACCAGTGAATAATTCCACAATTACCGAGGaggcagaagaagaaactacAGAAGATTTATCTGGTGTTGAACAGGATCGTGCTTTAGCCGCCGAGAAGACAAAACCTTCTGGATCGGCTGAAGCTGTTTTACCAGAGGAAGTCAGGGCTGCGGATCGCGAGGTATTCCCAGATTCAGGCACTTTGTacttgaaattgaaaggtATATCTGGAATAATGTTACATGGAGTTAAACGCCGTAAAGCCCAATTCGCTCTTGAATTTGACAATGGGAAGAATGTCGCTCAAAGTCCGTGGCAACCGATGACAGAAAACGGTTACATTGATTTAAACagagaatttgaagttCTTCTGGATAAGAATCCAAAGAATCAAGGTAAAATCATCATGACTTTGAAATGCCGTTATGAGAAGATCGTTTATGAGCCAGAGGTAGAAGAAGTAATAGAGAGAGTCCCCATAACCTCGAAAAAGAAACTGTTTGGTAAAAAGAAGGAACATTACCAatatgaaaagaaattggtcaCTAAACCACctaaagaagatgaatgGGAGTACATCTTTGCCCGTGACGGATCTTTCGGTCGTTGCGAGTTGGTTCTTGATAAAGATTTCCTAGATCATGCTAGATTCCAAGTTAAAACGATTAAGTTGGATGTTAAAAACGAATGGGCACGTCAATATGAACCATCCAACAAAAAACCACACCAGCTACCACGTAGAGCTCCTTATAtcattggtaaattgaaGCTAGACACCTGTTATTTATCCAGATCTTCTGCCCTTGAGAAATTCCCCAAATCTCTAGCCATTGCTCTAGGTATTATGTCCAAATATGAGTCACAACAAAGTATATCCAAGGAAGGATATTTGATACAAGAAGGTGGTGATCTTGGTGATGATGTTGCCagaagatttttcaaactaCAGGGTAATAAATTGATCGGTTATCATGAAGTTACCAGAAAGGCAAAGATAATAGTAAATTTGCTAAAAGTCTCTGATGTTGTGGGACCAACAGATATTAATAATGAAACCTTCAATGAGGATCCGGGGGCTCAAAGTTGCTTTCATTTAGTTTTCTCCAACAAAGAGACCATTACTTTTGATACAGAATTTTCCACAGATGAAAAATACGACTGGTATCTAAAAGTCAAAAGTGTTGTAGACTTGAACAAAAGTCATCAACCATGGGTTAAGGCATTTCATGAGAGCTTTATTGTCAATAGTGTGTAATACTTATTATATTTTGACGTTCTAATTTGAAGATAGGTATGTATAATTACTTCAACCAAATATTTTACATTAATTCATTACAACTTGTAAAAATCTATACATAAAAAACTGGGGATAAGCAGCTATTTCTTTTGACCttgattcatcatcatacCAGGCATAccaaatggtgaaaaaccACCAAACATTGGTAATGGTGGGAATCCTGGTGGTGGCATTGGTCTGTTTGGACCAGCACCATTTGCACCACCAACATCCATACCACCTTCCATCCCAGTGGGTCCattcaatttaccattttgtTGTAATGTCATCAATCCCATTAATATCTTATGAGGATTATATTCTTgtctcaatttttcttgtttgtACAAATATTCCATCCATGTATATTCGTTAAATCCATAATTGAAATAGTCACTTAAATTGGCACCAGGCTGTCTCCAGGGCTTTTCCTTCAGCACTTCAGGATCTAAACTAGTCACTGGTTCACCTTCATAAGTTCCTTCAACGTTTAAATCCACGGTACTTTCACCTGTAGCAGGCTGTCCTGGAGTTCCTGTTTGAGCCGGGACAGCCGCATTTTCCTGGCCAGTACTAGGTTCCTCTGGTTGCGCAGTCGCTACACTTATACCACTAGCCTGCGTTGCACCTGATGCTTGTGATCCAGGCGCTGATACCGAGTCCAGCCGCGTAGTATCTGCACCTGTACTTATAATAAATTCCACGTCTGAATCACTATCACTTTCTGAAGCCTCACTTTCACTTTCTTCCGCTTCACTAGATTCACTATCCTGTTTATTGGCAGTTTCGTTGGGTTTAGGCCTTTTGTCAGATTCTGCTACTTCGCCCTCCTGAGGTCTCTTGTTACTCACAATTGGcttctcctcttcatcgGACCCATATAAAAATttgtcatcttcatccCCACTGGAACTCATCTCTAAGATATGATAATGTCACTGTTTCCCAGATTATTCTTGTCTGAACCTGACTAAGTTTTGTTTCTGATgttttcatcttctaaagtTCACCGATGAcaaaatttaaacaattAGGACTAACTACAAACATATTAATAAATAAGAATTAACAAATATTAAAAATAACATCTAAACCGTATTTTTCAAGGAACATAAGATTTTGCCTTAGCCCTTCTCTTTTACAATGCAATGATCTTCTTGCCACGACTTATGGTCTCAATCATGGCTAGAGGAAATGTGTATTATCGATGTCCagcaaagaattgatctcATTGAGCAAAGAGAAATCGGGATTGTAAGTATCAAAGAAGTTGGAGAGACTAAGAGATTCCATGGgattattattttcttgaaCTTTTGGAACGGATATGGGGAGTTTAAAATTTAACGAAGGGGAATTAAGGAATGCACGGAAATCGTCATAATGAGCTCTGCTAATGTTTCCAGTCTCATAACATTGGATGGCTAGAATGGCGGTGTAAACTGTATATAGGTTACATTTTTCGTAACCGCCCCAAGAGGCCTCCCAATTCTTAAGAATCAAGTAGAGATCTTGAATCGATTCTTCAATCAATTGGCGACTCTTTACACTTTGAGAGACAAACGGCTTGTTGTATGACAACAATGCCATGTAATAGTGATACCAAACATAACATATTGTTGGATCATAAAAGGAATCTGCCAACAGGCTTTCTCGTGACCATTGTAATTCTTGCGACAGGgaagttttccaattcaccatttCTGCGTTAAATTTGGCTAAATTTTCCATTCgttcttccaaaatgtAGGACTGGATAAATATCTTATTCACAAACCATGAAGTAATTCTAGAGAGGACGATTAAAGATTTCACGGGGTTTGCTACTTGCGGACACTCAGCCTGTTTACAAAGAACGAATTCCTTGATATCAGCTGCAGTGCTCGGTAATTCGTCAGTTTCAGGAACCGTTGAATTAGAAAGACTTAAAGTGGAGACTCTACCGAATAATTGTGATATCAGATGATCTGCCAAATAACACCCCCAATAAATTCTACTTCTTACTTCTGTATCGTATTGAGATAAATTTTCACTAGTTCTCTGTTCATGTTCCTCTTTGTTGATACTCCAAGAGCTAGAATGTAAATGAAGCCCAATTTCATGCACTATTCTAAACGCTAATCCCGAGAAATACCACGCTAATTCGTTATTACCAACTCTAATTTCATAAAATGCCAGGCAAAGCAGAGTCTGAATGAGGACTAATTTAGGCAGAGAAGatttatcattatcttcTTGCTGAAAAACTTTAGCTAATGTTTTATCCTTTGCCAATTGATAGTATTCTTGCGCCCGCGCATAGAGGGGATCTGAACGTTTATTAAGGCTTGCTCCTAAGGCGGCTACGGCATATACCAGTTCTTCCGAGATGTACTCATGACCCTCTTGCTGTTCTCGCAAAAATGCAACTAAAAAGGCCTCTCTAAAGATGAATACGAATTGGTTCGGATACAgccatttgaagaaaagaactACACTTTGACGAATATCAGTGTCCTTATGTAGttcatccaatttttttccttgagGGGTTACATGGAGCAAAGCAGCCTGcttttcattcaaaagtCCTTCGAGATACGCAACATGATCTTCTAATCGTTTCCTGTAAGTATTAGTAGCCTTTTCTTTCCTCATGTCTTGCACCGTAGGGATACATTCTACCTTAAGTCTTGTACATCTGGAACAGGGAAGCTCAAGGTCGcattttttcctcttctgcCTACAGTTTTGACATGCTAGTCTTTTAGTTGTCATGTTCCTTTGTGAGAGAGGCAGGAATTAATCGTAAAAGCGTTTGTGTATGAAGAATCTTACCCCGCGCGACTTAATATGAAGGGAAAGGAAGGAATGAAGCTTCAAGGAAAAAACTTCAACATATTCTGCAATGGGATAAACAACACCGAGTCTTATCAGTGACAATCAtggaaggaaaaaaaagttggGATACCTCGGTAAAATGAAATATATGGGGATTTTTGAAGTAGGGTAGTAACAAACAAAATGAAACGAAACGAAACGATACAAtacaaacaaacaaacaaaaaatttaaaaaaacgaaaaacaaaaatagAGAGAGGTAAATGATCTGATTAGGTTCAAAAGTACGTTTTACTGAATTTGTAGGAAATCTCTTGGAATCTTACTTTATCATGGTAATCTTGGTCTCTAGAGCCTGCTCCGAAATAACCTGTATACCTGTAAAGCTTTGAGTTTAAAGTTTTGACgaagaaattttcttcttcagtgGGGCGTCTTCCGGTGAAAGATGCGTCAGTCGTAATTTGGTAGTTATAGTTATTTTCACTGTTATTACGATTGTGACATTGTGGAGGTTGTTGTAAATGCAATGGGGGCACctctaattcatcttgaagATTAATGCAGTGTGAAAAATCAAGGTAATGACCAGCATCCTTGTATTCAAATGGTAAACTACGTGGGACCTCCCAATCCATTTCTTGCGAATTCTTTAATGGGGCTGTACCGCTAGCGCCGACGGTAGCTTCAGGAGGACCAACAGtagtattattactttggtaaaaattcGAGATTGGTACTTGTtgtttccaaatattccacTCTTCAGATGCTACATCTAATAGATCATGTTTAAAATGTGCACCTGTTGCACTAGTAGCAGCTGTATTAACGTCGTCGGTCATATTACCGCCATCGAAAAAATTCACTGCGTTTTCAGAAATAACCTCgatatcttcaaaagtagCCAGAATGGAGGATCTAGAAGAAGCGTGATCTTCGAAatccttttcctttctcAAGGTATAATCGGAAAGCATCTGATAATTAATCAGATGAATTGGTTGAGTATGGACCAATTGATGTAATTGAGAAGATTCAAAATCAGGTTCCTCTTCCTCGTCATTTTCATGCTCATTATCACTATCTTTATCCTCTTCGCAGTGACCGtcattcaaataaaaatcgTAAAAATCAGCTTCAAGATTGTTTTGTTGATGTTCCGAATTCAAAACCATGTCAGAGAAACTGTTGAAGTTGCTGGAAATGGCGGGGTCCATGCTTCTTGTtaaccaattgaattgaatgacTAAACAATCTTTCGAGCTCCTTGTATCTGCTCCAATGGAGTGCTTCAAAGACGAGCTGATCTGGAGGGATGCCAAAGAAGTTCGGCGGCTATACCTCGAGGAAAATGAACTGTGATCTGAAtaactttctttttcctttccagtaacatatatataaaagAGAGACTAGATATAATAGATAAGAAAGTTGCCAACCCATGGGCTTATATATGATAATGTTTACACTGTCACTCAATTTATCTTACAAAATTAACTAATACATTTATTAGGGAGATAACGGAACAATAACgtaatagtaatagaaAAGATTCCAAAGCGGATTTCTTCTGGGTATCTAGAGGAATtaagatgaaaaggaattgatcAAAGGGACAAAAGTGGAGATTGAAGTCTCGtcaaaaggaagaataTCAATTGGAGACACCGGcaaaagacaaaaattaaaatacTGGATGCAGTAATAAGAGATTGACACATCGATATAAGAGCACTGATAAACCTCTTTTTTTCTATAAATATGCGCAGAACCCCTTTCTTAGAGAACTTAGTATAACCTTCTTTACTGCGGTCTTTTTTAAACGCAGGCACTCATTAATTTTCGGAGAAATGATGGCGGCTATGCGCAAAACCGGGATAAAACAGGTAGCAACGGATCAGTTTCCTCTTTAGACGAACAATTAACCCAATGGTTTCATGCAATGCAAATCCACTGGATCGCTTATAAAACGAGGGGAGAGATTGATCATTTGTCAATATTTAACCTTTTTACTTCTCGATGGACAATAATAGGCTTTTCCCCTTCGAGCCCAAGAAATCGGAAATGCCAGTTCAGAAATCATTATCCATTTTCAGTGTTCAATGGCAGTTAAGGTTCACAAcccttctttttttttgtttttgtaTGACCAACCTCATATCAAACAACCAAAAGTCCAGCCGCCAATGGCCACCAATGTAACACAATTCTGTTACATATTGTTTaacctttctcttttctcatTCACATGTTTCTTTTCTGAAAAACAGTTTTCCTTGATTCTAAAGCATGCATTTTCGTATGACTGTTTTATTTACACCTGTACATTTGTGTTCTTCAGAACATCCCTACACACTACACATGTTCGAATTCCTTTgattctcttttttttgctTTTCCTTCGCTCGCCAACACCGACGCgcaaaatatttttttcaaggACTCACCAAGCAATCCGACACAGTCTCTGGGAGTATTGCATTTTTTATAAGCTACGTTATACAGCGTTAGCATCTAACAACACACAGAGACAGTAAGCAAACCGAAAAATGTATGTTGCATAAGGTGCCCTTTAACATTAAATTGAAGGAGTTGTTTTAGAGCCTATAAGCTCGTTTTCCCATCTGTTCCATGTACTAACAgttgttttcttttaacAGGGCTAAGAGAACAAAGAAGGTCGGTATCACAGGTAAGTACGGTGTGCGTTACGGTTCTTCTCTAAGAAGACAGGTTAAGAAGTTGGAAATCCAACAGCACGCTCGTTACGACTGTTCCTTCTGCGGTAAGCAAACCGTCAGA includes:
- the BUD4 gene encoding Bud4p (some similarities with uniprot|P47136 Saccharomyces cerevisiae YJR092W BUD4 Protein involved in bud-site selection and required for axial budding pattern localizes with septins to bud neck in mitosis and may constitute an axial landmark for next round of budding potential Cdc28p substrate), coding for MTLNGSMDSLLKEIDDGMENSSAPEWKLPLQDIGDETMEMLVDHNTKENESLQQRNKINGRKIAGSGTSSPFKKTVDFSEGVDLHEYTTTPEEFATQLEQYPQDVDTRWKRSRPKQHPQQLLPPLPVKEESEDEVEVEEEPELTIDELREHGLQDTSAKLSNVLDSTQNMHQLKQMTQDVDTRATQVGQEFNQRKLSLALQPTQQLTLNTRSDDGLEGEEDGKEEEDEEDEYEYEEEKSPITDASPSRIPLVNTVDINNFNLANVGRHSRVSSGSSYAGSASDLETTTINDRYKLLEYNGQIPAELRYKPSNDNNVLYSPPRITKHPNPSNTQSFTTDYESAKETVNGSTSDLASENREASVENLDIPSGIREVSPVEEQVHSADSSQHDDTLREEDYKSSNTTDEDSDQSRTLDTDEEESRSGIEYTDLHEVSSSYASEGTNEHAPQAECSRLTEDLNASIAPVESSRVSSGNSQVSQGSNTAIKIGTLKRLSSLKARGPHLPPLIPVVGSDPIFNEDPFEEVFDSSGDSLDLTRSVKPSDYISIWHSQADDLKSHSPTISANSQFSQRSVSSQSSTNSAPHSEFRFKPRIVSRSRYYNPENRVVIPSDSDDDDVIYAVDRAMDPRSRNTLISKQLRNSLRNNQKSNPLRLAALGLQTQVITKEEDDEHSPFDNYPITLAPVGNNNIAQREVLPEVKREADPTSKFDELERDSNAEPALMPDAFEFQSYEHLAALANTPEVNHVEVPQSSHVEKDESIIRANQSSGKDKLPAFSPKYAKGRSPVVIPPRSAKRNTNTPVLTPPPKNINREVSSPTLAPASGFYRLGASPLGFKSARENNSAAFGSFTNEYEFPPAPLATQTATKQSPEGSQRNTGVDELLIKEPEELDIRSSLPDSGLADDLGHYFEALSFDDHSASESMKMERGGYNIWNEEYDLIESGNRKSSVPSEVLNRLLESETGIDKVDTNQSRNSESSQGYIKTPMDDVFIGRGLSVNGLEAVVSNEEASERNSVLFDEFHDGNLYQTPIHSPMSKVHVRSPFKAVSPSKSPVHEIKKTQDKQVNEKQKVVPRTPPSLEALQSEALSDSTPDLEPDSKLEDISKPVNNSTITEEAEEETTEDLSGVEQDRALAAEKTKPSGSAEAVLPEEVRAADREVFPDSGTLYLKLKGISGIMLHGVKRRKAQFALEFDNGKNVAQSPWQPMTENGYIDLNREFEVLLDKNPKNQGKIIMTLKCRYEKIVYEPEVEEVIERVPITSKKKLFGKKKEHYQYEKKLVTKPPKEDEWEYIFARDGSFGRCELVLDKDFLDHARFQVKTIKLDVKNEWARQYEPSNKKPHQLPRRAPYIIGKLKLDTCYLSRSSALEKFPKSLAIALGIMSKYESQQSISKEGYLIQEGGDLGDDVARRFFKLQGNKLIGYHEVTRKAKIIVNLLKVSDVVGPTDINNETFNEDPGAQSCFHLVFSNKETITFDTEFSTDEKYDWYLKVKSVVDLNKSHQPWVKAFHESFIVNSV
- the FIP1 gene encoding cleavage polyadenylation factor subunit FIP1 (some similarities with uniprot|P45976 Saccharomyces cerevisiae YJR093C FIP1 Subunit of cleavage polyadenylation factor), producing the protein MSSSGDEDDKFLYGSDEEEKPIVSNKRPQEGEVAESDKRPKPNETANKQDSESSEAEESESEASESDSDSDVEFIISTGADTTRLDSVSAPGSQASGATQASGISVATAQPEEPSTGQENAAVPAQTGTPGQPATGESTVDLNVEGTYEGEPVTSLDPEVLKEKPWRQPGANLSDYFNYGFNEYTWMEYLYKQEKLRQEYNPHKILMGLMTLQQNGKLNGPTGMEGGMDVGGANGAGPNRPMPPPGFPPLPMFGGFSPFGMPGMMMNQGQKK
- a CDS encoding Zn(II)2Cys6 transcription factor (similar to uniprot|P43634 Saccharomyces cerevisiae YLR098C CHA4 Zinc-finger protein with Zn[2]-Cys[6] fungal-type binuclear cluster domain; DNA-binding transcriptional activator or CHA1 and to YOR337W uniprot|P47988 Saccharomyces cerevisiae YOR337W TEA1 Mutants are defective in Ty1 Enhancer-mediated Activation Ty1 enhancer activator), which gives rise to MTTKRLACQNCRQKRKKCDLELPCSRCTRLKVECIPTVQDMRKEKATNTYRKRLEDHVAYLEGLLNEKQAALLHVTPQGKKLDELHKDTDIRQSVVLFFKWLYPNQFVFIFREAFLVAFLREQQEGHEYISEELVYAVAALGASLNKRSDPLYARAQEYYQLAKDKTLAKVFQQEDNDKSSLPKLVLIQTLLCLAFYEIRVGNNELAWYFSGLAFRIVHEIGLHLHSSSWSINKEEHEQRTSENLSQYDTEVRSRIYWGCYLADHLISQLFGRVSTLSLSNSTVPETDELPSTAADIKEFVLCKQAECPQVANPVKSLIVLSRITSWFVNKIFIQSYILEERMENLAKFNAEMVNWKTSLSQELQWSRESLLADSFYDPTICYVWYHYYMALLSYNKPFVSQSVKSRQLIEESIQDLYLILKNWEASWGGYEKCNLYTVYTAILAIQCYETGNISRAHYDDFRAFLNSPSLNFKLPISVPKVQENNNPMESLSLSNFFDTYNPDFSLLNEINSLLDIDNTHFL
- the IME1 gene encoding transcription factor IME1 (weakly similar to uniprot|P21190 Saccharomyces cerevisiae YJR094C IME1 Master regulator of meiosis that is active only during meiotic events activates transcription of early meiotic genes through interaction with Ume6p degraded by the 26S proteasome following phosphorylation by Ime2p), which codes for MDPAISSNFNSFSDMVLNSEHQQNNLEADFYDFYLNDGHCEEDKDSDNEHENDEEEEPDFESSQLHQLVHTQPIHLINYQMLSDYTLRKEKDFEDHASSRSSILATFEDIEVISENAVNFFDGGNMTDDVNTAATSATGAHFKHDLLDVASEEWNIWKQQVPISNFYQSNNTTVGPPEATVGASGTAPLKNSQEMDWEVPRSLPFEYKDAGHYLDFSHCINLQDELEVPPLHLQQPPQCHNRNNSENNYNYQITTDASFTGRRPTEEENFFVKTLNSKLYRYTGYFGAGSRDQDYHDKVRFQEISYKFSKTYF
- the RPL43B gene encoding 60S ribosomal protein eL43 (weakly similar to uniprot|P49631 Saccharomyces cerevisiae YPR043W RPL43A Protein component of the large (60S) ribosomal subunit); this translates as MAKRTKKVGITGKYGVRYGSSLRRQVKKLEIQQHARYDCSFCGKQTVRRGAAGVWTCGSCKKTVAGGAYTVSTAAAATVRSTIRRLRDMAEA